The segment TGAGCGCAGATTTCTGCGAGTTTACCCCAAACCACAATGCGATGCCATTCTGTGCGTTCTTGCTTTTGACCATCGCGATCCACCCAGTTTTCACCGGTAGCGACGTTAAAATTGGTCACAGTTTGACCTGAAGAGAGAGTTTTCATTTCTGGATCCGCACCAAGGCGTCCAACGATCATTACTTTATTCACAGACATATAGCCCCCGATTTGTAGATAGAGTTTTTCGCAAAAAGAGAATATCGGGTCAATTAAAAATTAGGCAGAGATGCACAATGAAAAGATCGATGCTGAATTTAACAGCAGCAAAAACTCAATTCCGGAAAGATTCGTACGGAATTGCTTCTGAATTTCTCGTAGGCCCATTAATAAGAGCGCCATAAAAATAGGAACTCTTCTACAGGAGCGTCATATTTTTAGAGAAAACTCTCCAGATAATTGAGAGAGCGGATGCCGAACCAGCTCATTTTTTCTCCATCGACCAAAGCGACAGCTCCGGGCAACTCTTCCATGGCGTCTCTCCGCTTTTCAAACGGGTAAGGCTCCGAGGAGCAAAGGAATAAATTTTTAGAATTTTTAAAGTCATTGAGTTCAAACTCGGGATATTTGTCGCTTCCCCAAATCTTAAGTCCAAACCATTCGAAGAGCGAACCAACAAATGTCGGTGCGCCCGCCGCCATCCAAGGATTGCGCCAAATCACGTACACAATGTTTTCAGGATCAAAATCTAAAGGCTTTACCCATTCCAAAAGTGCCGGAGGAAAATCTTTCTCCGAAGAAATTTGCGGAGTGCTTGCGATCACTCGCTCCCACCGCTGGGCCAACCCTAAAAGTTTTGGAGCTTGAAATTTTTCGGCCAGATGTCGGAGCTCTCGAGGCATATCCTGCATAGATTGCACATGGGTTGCAATGTAGGGGACCGGACAGGCCTTTGCCATTTCTAAAGTGTTTTCTTCTTTATCGAGGAGAACGAAGTCGGGCTGATATCCTGCCACTTTATCCCAATCGACATCTTTCGTGCCGCCGACTGCGGGAATGAACTCCATCATGTCTTCGGGATGTATACAAAAGCGCGTGCGCCCGATGACGGGCACTCCAGCAGCAATGAGAGTTTCGGTCCACGAGGGAACTAAAGAGATCACCGTCATAATTACCAATCGATAGGGAAGTAATCTTTTAAGAATTTTCCACACCAGTGTTCGCCCGTCAAAATCCCGTCGAAGAAAGGATCGCAGACACGAGCGGCACCATCGACGATATCTAAGGGCGGCTGAAAATCATGAATTTCGGTTTTCGACTGAGCTAGATGTGCCGGATCTTCATCCGTCACCCAACCGGTGTCGACCGCATTCATAAAAATTCCATCTTTCGCAAGATCTTTGGCAGAGGTGTGAGTGAGCATGTTCAAAGCGGCTTTCGCCATATTTGTATGAGGGTGGCGATCTTCCTTATGGAAGCGGAAAAACTTTCCTTCCATTGCGGTCACGTTCACCATATGCTTTTGACCCGTATAATCCCGGCGCATGATTGGCGCTAATCGACTGCAAAGAACAAACGGAGCAATGGAATTCACCAACTGCACTTCGAGCATTTCGGGCGTGGGAACTTCCGCCAATTTCAATCGCCAGCTGTTTACTTTTCGCAAATCCACTTGTTGAAGATCGGCGTCGAGCTCGCCTCGAGGGAAAACTTCCTCAACCGCCAAGGAGTTATCATAAGAGTAAGGAATCTGCGAGAGCTGTGCCGGAGCCCTTAAGCCGATTCCAGGACCGTGCCCATGCCACTGCACCGGAAGCTTTGAATCGGGCTCGACACCACTCAACTGATGAAGATCATTTTTAAAGGTGGTGTAGCTTTTAAGAAGCTGCTGGGCTTCGGCTGGTAAATCCCCAGGAGAGAGAAGTTCGTTCTCCATCATGTGGGCGTAAAATCCGGGAGGACGTCGTACAGTTTGAGCGGCGTTGTTGATCAAAACATCTAAACGATCCAAAGTTCGATCGAGATGCATGCAGAATAATTCCACGCTGGGCGTGTGGCGCAAATCCAGACCGTAAATTTGCAACCGATCTTTCCATTCGTTGTAGTCGTCTTCTTTAGAGAATCTCAGAGCCGAATCGTGAGGAAATCTTGTGGTGGCAATCACCTTTGCGCCTGCTCTCAGCATCATCAGAGTGCAATGATAACCTATTTTAAGCCGAGAGCCGGTGATCACGGCCACTTGGCCATGCATGGGCGCTGTTTGAAAGCGTTTGCGGTAATTGAGATCTCCACAGCTCGGGCACATGCTGTCGTAGAAGTGGTGGAGCTGTGTGTACTCTTCCTTGCAAACATAGCAGTTTTGGGCCGAGTGGAGTTGGCGCTGGGGAAGGGCTTCGCCATCATTGAGGAACACTCGTTTAGGGGCTTCGAAGACTTTCTTTAGGCGAGCTTCGCGGATTCCCGTCTGAGCGCGGGTATTCCGGTCGGCCATGGCGCGAGCGCGTTTTTTAGCGCGGTCGAGAAGTTTATTGCGATGGGAGACTTCGGTTTTTGCGGGCCGAGAAAGTCTTCCGGCCGCGGTCATCAAATCAATGCGTTGCTGCTTAGAGATGTGCGAGAGGCGAAGACCATCTTCCAGAAAATAATTGAGAGTATCGATGCACGTTTGCACATCTTCGATTTTAATGTCCTGAGATTTTGAGTCTTTATCTTTTTGCATCGCTTTTCAAATTTAAAGATTAAAATCGACCGCCGACGAGCTCTTCACCGCGAAGAATATGGACGCTGCCGTCGTCAGAGAGTGTCTCGTCTTTGGAATAGAGTTCGCCGATTCCGCCGCAAAGAATCCCTGGAGATGGGAACTTTTCATCGTTGGTGTAGATCCGGATCGAAGTGATTTTCCCCGGGCCGACCACTTTAGTCTCTAGCAACTGAGGGGATTGCCCCTCCATGGATTTGTAGCGAGAGCACTGTAAGATTCCCGTCTGAACAGATTCTTGCTTTTGTGCGGGGATGCGACGCTGGCTCTCAAGAACATAAATCCCGTTTTCGAGAGTGGGCTGAGGGATATTTGAAATCACCACCGAGCAGCTCGTCCATTCCTCAGGTTTTGGCTTTTGGGAGTGAATCAAGATGGGTTTAAAGTTCGGAGAAACGGAGGTGATTTCGATGGAGGACCCCGCGTAGCCTTCGCCGAAGGTGTACTGTTTTTTTCCTTCGATCCAGCCGACAATATTTTTGGTGCTGTGGGTGCGAGAGAAAGTGTAAGTGTTTCGATCGTGATCGACAGATTTAATGGCTTCGACTTCGGTCGAAACACTAATGGTCGTATCGGTTACAGATTTGTTGGTGTTCACCACAGTGTAGGTGAGTCCTGGACGTAAGCGTTTGTCCATATCCTGGAGCTCTTTGGTGCATTCGGCTCCTTCGAGAAGTACGGTTTTAGAAGCGACGGCTGCGGGGAGGAATTGACCGCGCTGTTGAGTTTCGTCAAAAGTGACTTTTTCTGGATTTCCCGAACAACCCATAATGCTGGAGACGGCGATTAAAATTAAAAATCTTTGAGCCATGAACATCCCTTTGTTAGAGGGATAATTTTTAGCATATTGGTGGGGTCGATTCCAGAAAAAAGGACCCCGTGGCGGTGTTTACATTATAGGGGGCTATAGCGAGGCATGGGATCGTCAAAACCGCGGCCTTCTATGCGAAATGCATAGCGATTTTGGCCTGTGCCCATGGTCTTAAATTTACCGAGAATTCCATCGAGAATGGTCATATACACTCCCATGCGCGTGGAGAAGGCGTCTTTCACATTCATGTCTATGGCCAGGTTATAAAAGGTGACGGTGGTTTGGGCAAATCCTGGGGTGATCATCAAACTGATTTCACCGCTAATTTTGATATACAATTCGTCCTTGGGCGTGCCGATCGTGGAGTCCGTAATGATCACGCGCCCATCTTTAACCCGTCCCTTAAGTACGATTTTTTCCATACTGATCGAGGGAATAGAGAGCGATCCCATAGTTTCGTTCGTCAAAGTGAACGTGGGAATTTGAGGATTCTTTAATTGAATTTCGAAATTTCCATCGGGCTGCAATTTGGCAGAGGGATCGATATCCATCTCGGCTTTAATTTGACCAGAACCAGAGGCTGTGAAAGGTAACATTTGTTTGCTGGCGAGAGATTTTGTGATTTCTTTGAGATTAAAATTTTGAAAATTTAAATTCGTCCAAAGCGCCTCGGGAGACTGAAGTTTGGAACTCTTGCTAACGCTCAAGCTAAATTGTCCATCATAGAGTCCTTCCCCCTTCGCCGTCCCTCCAATCTGTTGTTTGACTAAGCTGAGAATCGAGGGAGCCACCCAAAGTTCGCTCATGGTCACTTCGAGAGGAAGCGCTGGGCCCTCAACGAGGACGTTCTCCATCTTAAGCGAGGGCTGAGGAGCAAAGCCCAGTGAGAGGTCATCAAACTGCAAATAGACGCTATTGTTTGTGGCCGCAACCACTTCGGAGGTGATGGCGTCGCTCAGATCGCCAAATGGGAAGAACATGACAATAAAAAGAAGTGTGGCAAAGACAAAAAATACCATCTTCTTTTTGTGATTTGCGAAAATGTTTTTAAATGTACCCAGCATGATTAGTCCTCAGGGTTAGCGTTTCTTCGTTGGTGCGGATTTTATTTCCGATTTGATCGGAAGCGAAAGCGACGTCACCGCATATTTAACATTGAAATAATGGGGATCGGCTTCGTCGGCCTGAATTTCAACCGCCGCAAGTTTTGTGTTCGGGTGCATGGTTGAGATCTGCTCTCCCAAGCTCACGACCTGTTTTAAGTTGAGTTTTTTAATTTCAAAGGTCATGCCCTCTTGTTTGATCGCTGCAGGAAGCGCCACGGGAAGAGTGTTTTTAGAGGGGTAAGAGGAGCCTTTTTGAGATTCGACAACAAGAGCCGAAGTCATTAATCCCTCCACCCGAGATTTAAGCTCGCTTGCGCTTAATCCGGAAAATTTCTGGCTGTTGATGATCGGCTGGCGAGCCGAGCGAAACAGACCACGGATAAGGCCACGGTTGTATTCAAAACTCTCTTCGTACTCCTGCGAGGTCGAAACATAGGAGGCGGGGATCGAATAGATGATGTAAAGAGCAAGAACGATGGTGGCTCCCGCCAATACTTTCTGCATGACGGGTGAGAGAGCTCTGTAGCGCTCGGTGAGTTGAACTGCAGCTTCGTTTTCGGAAATCTTCTGACCATATTCTTTTATGCGTTCTAAAAGTTGATCTCTTATATCTTTAAAATCCATAATTAACCCTTGTAAGCCAATTTAAAGGCGAAGGCGACGCCCTTGGTTTTTTTGATCGAAACAGGAATGGCCTGCACACGTTTGTCGGATGATAAGCCTTCCAACTTCTTTTTGATTTCATTCACGGTATGTTGTTGCTGCGCTTCGCCCTCGATCACGATGGAAGAGCTTTTGACGTCCACGCGGCGAATGTCGTACTGGAGATTTTTATTGGCCGGCAGGAGCGAGCTTAAAGTATTCACCACCTTCATGGCTGGCTCGATCTCGTTGGCTTTTTCGAAAAGTTTTGCATTTTTTGCTTTTTCTTCTTCGGTCTTTAAATATCTCTCGATGCGATCCGGTGAGGCCTCGCGACCTTTGAGGCCCGCGATTTTGTCGGCGCTCTTTACCAAATTTTCGTTGGCGACTTCGTCCAACTCAAAGGCCACTTGCTCCCGTGTAATTCCGTAAACTAAATAGCAGACGTAAGCCACACAGCAGAGGGCAAAAGTGTATTTCCATTTGGTCCAAGTTCTTTCCCAGAAAACGTTTTTCTTGGCGACGAGGCCGCGCCGAAGATTCACCGCTGGATTTTTTGGACGTTTGGCCCCTTCGATGGCAAGTCCGATGGCGATCGGGGCTCTTTCTACAAAAGCTGTCACTGGCTCCACTTGGCGAGGCTTAAGAATATCATTGGCAAAACTTTCGATGTTCGTCGTGATGCCCACGTATTTCGTAATTTGAGGAGTGATGTTCGCGATAAATGCGACAGGGCCCGAGAGAACAATGCTCTCCACCTTACTTTTAAACCGATCCTCGATATCGAGGATCGATAGCTTCACTTGGTGGACGAGTTCTTTTAAAGCCGTATCGATCACGCTCGACATTTTAATCTGCTCAGCATTGGCTCCGGCCATCATCACCAGCATAAAAACATCATTCGGGATAAGATCGGTGGCCTGATCGTAGGGGAGGCTGTAGTTTTTCATCAAGTTATTGACGATGTTCTTTTCTCCCCAAAAAATAGAACGGGCCCAAATCATTTGTTGCCCATGAAATACCGTGAGAAGAGTGGTTTCGTGGCCAAAGTGTAAACGAACCGTGAGTGAGGTCGGAATCATGTCCGGAGGACTCATGAGGAATGAGCCACTTCCCCAGTTTTCGTAGAGGTTCGCCATGGCGGAGCCTTCGTTAGAAATAATATCGGGGTCGATGTTCACTTTCCCTAAAAAATCGAGTTGCTTTTGCAGATCATCAATTCTTGCAGAGAATGCGATCACGCTGGTCTCGGCACTCGAAGTCGACACCGTTTTGATATCGAAAACGGC is part of the Bdellovibrionales bacterium genome and harbors:
- a CDS encoding helical backbone metal receptor, producing MWKILKRLLPYRLVIMTVISLVPSWTETLIAAGVPVIGRTRFCIHPEDMMEFIPAVGGTKDVDWDKVAGYQPDFVLLDKEENTLEMAKACPVPYIATHVQSMQDMPRELRHLAEKFQAPKLLGLAQRWERVIASTPQISSEKDFPPALLEWVKPLDFDPENIVYVIWRNPWMAAGAPTFVGSLFEWFGLKIWGSDKYPEFELNDFKNSKNLFLCSSEPYPFEKRRDAMEELPGAVALVDGEKMSWFGIRSLNYLESFL
- a CDS encoding SDR family oxidoreductase, with protein sequence MQKDKDSKSQDIKIEDVQTCIDTLNYFLEDGLRLSHISKQQRIDLMTAAGRLSRPAKTEVSHRNKLLDRAKKRARAMADRNTRAQTGIREARLKKVFEAPKRVFLNDGEALPQRQLHSAQNCYVCKEEYTQLHHFYDSMCPSCGDLNYRKRFQTAPMHGQVAVITGSRLKIGYHCTLMMLRAGAKVIATTRFPHDSALRFSKEDDYNEWKDRLQIYGLDLRHTPSVELFCMHLDRTLDRLDVLINNAAQTVRRPPGFYAHMMENELLSPGDLPAEAQQLLKSYTTFKNDLHQLSGVEPDSKLPVQWHGHGPGIGLRAPAQLSQIPYSYDNSLAVEEVFPRGELDADLQQVDLRKVNSWRLKLAEVPTPEMLEVQLVNSIAPFVLCSRLAPIMRRDYTGQKHMVNVTAMEGKFFRFHKEDRHPHTNMAKAALNMLTHTSAKDLAKDGIFMNAVDTGWVTDEDPAHLAQSKTEIHDFQPPLDIVDGAARVCDPFFDGILTGEHWCGKFLKDYFPIDW
- the gspN gene encoding type II secretion system protein GspN; this encodes MLGTFKNIFANHKKKMVFFVFATLLFIVMFFPFGDLSDAITSEVVAATNNSVYLQFDDLSLGFAPQPSLKMENVLVEGPALPLEVTMSELWVAPSILSLVKQQIGGTAKGEGLYDGQFSLSVSKSSKLQSPEALWTNLNFQNFNLKEITKSLASKQMLPFTASGSGQIKAEMDIDPSAKLQPDGNFEIQLKNPQIPTFTLTNETMGSLSIPSISMEKIVLKGRVKDGRVIITDSTIGTPKDELYIKISGEISLMITPGFAQTTVTFYNLAIDMNVKDAFSTRMGVYMTILDGILGKFKTMGTGQNRYAFRIEGRGFDDPMPRYSPL
- a CDS encoding pilus assembly protein PilM, encoding MKSIGIDINKKGIVIVEISADSSSFEILRGDYIPLAYQDDNSWEINVLQVLSEFGNSYDFENTPVTIALPQHLVSIRNLNFPFHRRTDILKSLPFELDEDLPFDIEDAVFDIKTVSTSSAETSVIAFSARIDDLQKQLDFLGKVNIDPDIISNEGSAMANLYENWGSGSFLMSPPDMIPTSLTVRLHFGHETTLLTVFHGQQMIWARSIFWGEKNIVNNLMKNYSLPYDQATDLIPNDVFMLVMMAGANAEQIKMSSVIDTALKELVHQVKLSILDIEDRFKSKVESIVLSGPVAFIANITPQITKYVGITTNIESFANDILKPRQVEPVTAFVERAPIAIGLAIEGAKRPKNPAVNLRRGLVAKKNVFWERTWTKWKYTFALCCVAYVCYLVYGITREQVAFELDEVANENLVKSADKIAGLKGREASPDRIERYLKTEEEKAKNAKLFEKANEIEPAMKVVNTLSSLLPANKNLQYDIRRVDVKSSSIVIEGEAQQQHTVNEIKKKLEGLSSDKRVQAIPVSIKKTKGVAFAFKLAYKG